In Streptomyces sp. NBC_00448, the following are encoded in one genomic region:
- a CDS encoding LLM class flavin-dependent oxidoreductase has translation MPPASEPLRKLGFLTIGLFDEADPRAGHESTLRVIELGEQLGFDSAWVRQRHLQYGISSPVAVLAAATQRTSRIELGTAVIPLGWENPLRLAEDLATVDILSGGRLNPGVSVGPPMRYDRVKDALYPDTADAEDFGYERVRRLLSFVRGEPATASGATEGFEVFSPRVQPHAAGLADRMWYGGASLRSARWAGEQGMNFLTSSVVKAGPAERAGAAGGSEAAGGSGDSGVPGGSGDSGEAAATATFAALQLAQIREFRAHHPAGDRARVSQGLVVIPTDSATPEQRAKYEEFARKRLPRTAAPQGPARLLFAPDLVGESAQLAERLHAHAAFREVDEVAFALPFTFDHADYVQILTDLATRLGPALGWHPAVP, from the coding sequence GTGCCACCTGCTTCGGAGCCGCTGCGGAAGCTGGGCTTCCTGACCATCGGGCTGTTCGACGAGGCCGATCCGCGCGCGGGCCACGAGTCGACGCTGCGCGTCATCGAGCTGGGCGAGCAACTGGGCTTCGACAGCGCCTGGGTGCGGCAGCGGCACCTCCAGTACGGCATCTCCTCGCCGGTCGCGGTGCTCGCCGCGGCCACGCAGCGCACCAGCCGGATCGAACTGGGCACCGCCGTCATCCCGTTGGGCTGGGAGAACCCGCTGCGGCTCGCCGAGGACCTGGCCACCGTGGACATCCTCTCCGGCGGCCGGCTCAACCCCGGCGTCAGCGTCGGCCCGCCGATGCGGTACGACCGGGTCAAGGACGCCCTGTACCCGGACACGGCCGACGCCGAGGACTTCGGCTACGAACGGGTGCGGCGGCTGCTGTCCTTCGTCCGCGGCGAGCCGGCGACCGCGTCCGGCGCGACCGAGGGCTTCGAGGTGTTCTCGCCACGGGTCCAGCCGCACGCCGCCGGGCTGGCCGACCGGATGTGGTACGGCGGCGCGAGCCTGCGGTCGGCCCGCTGGGCGGGGGAACAGGGCATGAACTTCCTGACCAGCAGCGTCGTCAAGGCGGGGCCGGCCGAGCGGGCGGGGGCGGCCGGCGGGTCAGAGGCGGCCGGCGGGTCCGGGGACTCCGGGGTTCCCGGCGGCTCCGGGGACTCCGGCGAGGCCGCGGCCACCGCCACCTTCGCCGCGCTGCAACTCGCGCAGATCCGCGAGTTCCGCGCGCACCACCCGGCGGGCGACCGGGCCCGGGTCTCCCAGGGCCTCGTGGTCATCCCCACCGACTCCGCGACGCCCGAACAGCGCGCGAAGTACGAGGAGTTCGCCCGCAAGCGGCTGCCGCGCACGGCCGCCCCGCAGGGACCGGCGCGGTTGCTGTTCGCCCCCGACCTGGTCGGCGAGTCCGCGCAACTCGCCGAACGACTGCACGCGCACGCCGCGTTCCGCGAGGTCGACGAGGTCGCCTTCGCGCTGCCCTTCACCTTCGACCACGCCGACTACGTCCAGATCCTCACCGACCTCGCCACCCGCCTCGGCCCCGCCCTCGGCTGGCACCCCGCCGTGCCCTGA
- a CDS encoding transketolase-like TK C-terminal-containing protein produces the protein MVLATGSEIAVAVTAVRLLAGEGVLARVVSMPCREWFDEQPASYQDSVIPPAVRRRISVETGVRQGRHDLLGLDGRAIGRSGWGTSARRPRPPSSSRTSGSPRGAVADPPIRRDGGGERRAASRRTGGPPIRRTTGAGRWPRAPRRWCSRPGRRPGSPSRADAGAAGAG, from the coding sequence GTGGTCCTCGCCACCGGGTCCGAGATCGCGGTCGCGGTCACCGCGGTCCGCCTCCTCGCAGGCGAGGGCGTCCTGGCGCGGGTGGTCTCGATGCCGTGCCGCGAGTGGTTCGACGAGCAGCCCGCGTCGTACCAGGACAGCGTCATCCCGCCGGCCGTCCGCCGCCGGATCTCGGTGGAGACGGGCGTCCGCCAGGGCCGGCACGACCTGCTGGGCCTGGACGGCCGGGCGATCGGGCGATCGGGGTGGGGGACTTCGGCGCGTCGGCCTCGGCCGCCGAGCTCTTCGAGGACTTCGGGATCACCCCGCGGGGCCGTCGCCGATCCGCCGATCCGGCGGGACGGTGGCGGCGAGCGGCGAGCGGCGAGCCGTAGGACCGGCGGGCCGCCGATCCGGCGGACTACCGGTGCTGGGCGGTGGCCTCGCGCGCCTCGGCGGTGGTGCTCGCGCCCCGGGCGTCGTCCGGGTTCGCCTTCCCGCGCCGACGCAGGCGCGGCCGGGGCAGGTTGA
- a CDS encoding phosphatidylglycerol lysyltransferase domain-containing protein translates to MGVGTPYAVLVNGSAASGIRSVGNRIRLFRYDWVPAVAGYLCLLAGVLDVLAAIFPHMRRARVQTLAVALPGVVSTLATAASLIVGVLMVMLAHALRRRKRRAWRAVMVLLPTGAVLEALRWHQRVPAMVTVVLFVLLLIAHREFHALSDPRTRWRAVVNFLALTAFSFGAGLLIVSAHPKTDIGTPPLTDRLQHVAYGLVGISGPVQYASTRTSDLVYYSLAGLGLLTAATTIYLALRPSSPVPLLEETDERRVRALLARHGGRDSLGYFALRRDKNVCFSPSGKAVIAYRVVSGVMLASGDPIGDVEAWPGAIREFMDTATRHAWVPAAMGCSETGGEVWAREANLSALEIGDEAIIDTGSFSLTGRSMRNVRQMVNRIERAGYTCRVRRVGDLSEAEKAEIRNAAAAWRGTEVERGFSMALGRFGGSGDGDCVVVTAHKEPEAGAAAPGGNIRAILHFVPWGRDGISLELMRRDREADPGLNELLIVKALQQVADLGITRVSLNFAMFRAALARGERLGAGPVLRAWCGLLLFLSRWFQIESLYRFNAKFQPRWEPRFLVYPTGRDLLRISVAALQAEAFLNLPRPRLRRRGKANPDDARGASTTAEAREATAQHR, encoded by the coding sequence ATGGGCGTCGGCACGCCGTACGCTGTGCTCGTGAATGGCTCCGCGGCATCCGGCATCCGCTCCGTCGGGAACAGGATTCGGCTCTTCCGATACGACTGGGTTCCGGCGGTGGCCGGTTATCTGTGCCTGCTGGCAGGGGTGCTGGACGTCCTCGCGGCGATCTTCCCGCACATGCGCCGGGCGCGGGTGCAGACCCTGGCGGTGGCGCTGCCGGGCGTGGTGTCCACGCTGGCGACGGCGGCCTCGCTGATCGTGGGCGTGCTGATGGTGATGCTCGCGCACGCCCTGCGCCGCCGGAAGCGGCGCGCCTGGCGCGCGGTGATGGTCCTGCTGCCGACCGGCGCGGTACTGGAGGCGCTGCGCTGGCACCAGCGGGTTCCGGCCATGGTCACCGTGGTGCTGTTCGTCCTGCTGCTGATCGCGCACCGCGAGTTCCACGCACTGTCAGATCCGCGCACCCGCTGGCGCGCGGTGGTCAACTTCCTCGCGCTGACCGCGTTCAGCTTCGGGGCCGGGCTGCTGATCGTCAGCGCCCACCCCAAGACGGACATCGGCACCCCTCCCCTCACCGACCGGCTCCAGCACGTCGCCTACGGCCTGGTCGGCATCAGCGGCCCGGTCCAGTACGCGAGCACCCGCACCAGTGACCTCGTCTACTACTCGCTCGCCGGGCTCGGCCTGCTGACCGCGGCCACCACCATCTACCTCGCGCTGCGCCCCTCCTCGCCGGTGCCGCTGCTGGAGGAGACCGACGAGCGGCGGGTGCGCGCGCTGCTGGCGCGGCACGGCGGGCGGGACTCGCTCGGCTACTTCGCGCTGCGCCGCGACAAGAACGTCTGCTTCTCCCCGTCGGGGAAGGCGGTCATCGCCTACCGGGTGGTGTCCGGGGTGATGCTCGCCAGCGGCGACCCGATCGGCGACGTGGAGGCGTGGCCCGGCGCGATCAGGGAGTTCATGGACACCGCCACCCGGCACGCGTGGGTACCGGCGGCGATGGGCTGCAGCGAGACCGGCGGCGAGGTGTGGGCGCGCGAGGCGAACCTGTCCGCGTTGGAGATCGGCGACGAGGCGATCATCGACACCGGCTCCTTCAGCCTGACCGGCCGGTCGATGCGCAACGTCCGGCAGATGGTCAACCGGATCGAGCGCGCCGGGTACACCTGCCGGGTGCGCCGGGTGGGCGACCTGTCCGAGGCGGAGAAGGCGGAGATCCGCAACGCGGCCGCGGCCTGGCGCGGCACCGAGGTCGAGCGCGGCTTCTCGATGGCGCTCGGCCGCTTCGGCGGCAGCGGCGACGGCGACTGCGTGGTGGTCACCGCCCACAAGGAGCCGGAGGCCGGTGCCGCCGCGCCGGGCGGGAACATCCGGGCGATCCTGCACTTCGTGCCCTGGGGCAGGGACGGCATCTCGCTGGAACTGATGCGCCGCGACCGGGAGGCCGACCCGGGGCTCAACGAACTGCTCATCGTCAAGGCCCTCCAGCAGGTCGCCGACCTCGGCATCACCCGGGTGTCGCTGAACTTCGCGATGTTCCGCGCCGCACTGGCCCGCGGTGAACGCCTGGGCGCGGGGCCGGTGTTGCGCGCCTGGTGCGGTCTGCTGCTCTTCCTGTCCCGCTGGTTCCAGATCGAGTCGCTCTACAGGTTCAACGCCAAGTTCCAGCCGCGGTGGGAGCCGCGCTTCCTGGTCTACCCGACCGGCCGCGACCTGCTGCGGATCAGCGTCGCCGCGCTCCAGGCCGAGGCGTTCCTCAACCTGCCCCGGCCGCGCCTGCGTCGGCGCGGGAAGGCGAACCCGGACGACGCCCGGGGCGCGAGCACCACCGCCGAGGCGCGCGAGGCCACCGCCCAGCACCGGTAG